Genomic segment of Chionomys nivalis chromosome 17, mChiNiv1.1, whole genome shotgun sequence:
CTGCCTACATGAACAAGGTTGAACTGCAAGCCAAGACAGACAGTCTGACGGATGAGATCAACTTCCTGAGAGTTCTCTACGATGCAGTAAGTTactcccatctctctttctctgtctctctagctctatctgtctctgtcattCTCCCTGTCCTCCCTCTTCCAATCTGCCCCATTTACTTTTTCTCCCTGTGCACAGTGAGAGTGTGGCGTTGGTAACATCTGTAATGCTCACATCCAAAGCTGATGTTGCCTCTCTGTTCTGTAGGAACTGTCTCAGATGCAAACTCACATCTCAGACACATCTGTGGTCCTCTCCATGGACAACAACCGCAGCCTGGATCTGGACAGCATCATTGCTGAGGTCAAGGCTCAATatgaagagattgctcagaggaGCCGTGCTGAAGCAGAGTCGTGGTACCAGATGAAAGTGAGTATTTAGGGGGAGCCTGATGAAGAAAAACTGGGACCCAATGATTCCATAAGACTCTAATTTCCTCGGAGGTTAGAGGTCTACTAAGAAGAAACTGGGATCTCGTAAGAGAAAATGGACCTTGCACTTGAGTTATACAGTGAAACTGTAGTCAACAGATCAaaagaacacagaagaagagggaaagtTGCCATAAATGGTGTCCATAGTCCCTGAGCTTGAGCTCTTCTGGGAATATAGGACCTCATGCGGTCTCACAGAACACTTTCAGTTCCCAAGAGAACTATGTAGTCCATGCTCTCCCACAGCTTCTCCTTAGGAAAAGTCATTGCACCAAGGATAACGCAATCCACTTAGATGTGAATTAGGTTTTGCTGGTAAAAACTCAATACATCTTCTATTTTCAATTGATCTTCAGTACGAGGAGCTGCAGGTCACAGCAGGCAGACACGGGGACGACCTGCGCAACACCAAGCAGGAGATCGCTGAGATCAACCGCATGATCCAGAGGCTGAGATCTGAGATCGACCACGTCAAGAAGCAGGTAGAACAGACCAAAAGCATCACAGGATGCTTCCTTCATGTTCTGTGCTCTAGTCTCCTGCTCACTGGGAGTGAAGATCTCGggcttgccgggtggtggtgatgcatgcctttaatcctagcacttgggaggtagaggaatgtggatctctattagttcgaggcccgcctggtctataagaactactTCCAGGACACcttgggctgttacacagaaaaaccttgtcttgaaaaagaaacaaacaaacaaacaaaaaaaaaacgaatgAACAAACCAAGAAGATCATGGGATCACCCTCTCAAAAGAACCACAGtacaagtttgtttttctttctttctctgcccagtGTGCCAACCTTCAGACTGCCATTGCTGAAGCTGAGCAGCGTGGGGAGAATGCCCTCAAGGATGCCAGGGGCAAGTTGGAAGGGCTGGAGGATGCCCTGCAGAAGGCCAAGCAGGACATGGCCAGGCTGCTGAAGGAGTACCAGGAGCTCATGAATGTCAAGCTGGCCCTTGATGTGGAGATCGCCACCTACAGGAAGCTGCTGGAAGGAGAGGAGTGCAGGTGAGTGCTCCCCCTCCTCCATGATGCCAGGCATGAGCACAGCATGAGGGAGCATTTGCTGTGGCCACAATGGCTCCTTTCAGGGACCACTCTACCAGGGATTCTCTGTGACCTGTCCCCACACTGAGGGTTCACGAGGACTGAGGTCATGGCTCCTTAGGTCTCACCTTCTCATCTGCTCTCTTCCTATTCTAGGCTGAATGGTGAAGGCGTTGGACCCGTCAACATCTGTAAGTACACTGCTTGCCGCCTCCCCTTCCCCTGCCTTGTGCCTGACTCTCTGGACAGAGCAGGTTCACAGTGTCCGCTGTCCCCTGTGTTCTCTTCACAGCTGTGGTGCAGTCCACCATGTCCAGCGGCTATGGCAGTGCAGGTGGTGCCAGCAGCAGCTTGGGCCTGGGAGGAGGCAGCAGCTACTCCTACGGCAGCAGCCATGGCCTTGGAGGTGGCTTCAGTTCTGGCAGTGGCAGAGGCCTCAGTGGTGGCCTGAGCTCCTCTGGTGGCAGCTCTTCCACCATCAAgtacaccaccacctcctccagcaGGAAGAGCTACCGGCACTGAAGTCCCTGTCACTGAGCTTGTCTGCTCCCCAGATGCTCTCAGAGCCCCGTGCTCAGGTGCTGTCCctgctgccttcctccctctgctctccgGCCTGGGCTAGGAAGCTCAGGCCTTGTTGCTCCCCTCTGACTCTTCCCTCAGGTCCCCAATACTCATCTTCTCATTGTCATGCTCTGACATCACATCACGAATCACCCACATTTGGTGCTGCAAGCTGTAGTTAGGTTtccagactctgcctcctgactctgtcttGAGGCTgcctgagaaagggtctctctgcCCCTTTCCTTCTGTAAATCGTTGTCTGGGTCCTACTACTAAACAGGAGCTTCCCTTTAGCTTCCAGTGGCCTGAGAAAACCCCAACTTCTCTGTCATGAACCTCCCTGGCAGTTACTGTGATCACACACGTCAATAGTCCTGTGATGTACGGAGTCTGTGCTCATGTGATGTTTctctgttctttgctttcttgtaataaagctaaataaagcaTGTTTATAACATAATGGCTTCTcccacatgtatttttttttttatcacattctTTTCTACGGAGACACTGCAACTTTGTTAGCTAAGACACGTCAATCATTCTTATTGTTTGGGGATCTCATGTGAACATAGAGTGTTATTTGAGAGAATCTACTCCTCATTTCCATCTCACCCATTCCTCCTCTATCCCTTCCCAGTTTCCCTCTTCATCTTCTTGGGCTGCCTCTTGCTCTCTTTGTTTTCCCCAAGGAGTTCACTCTGTGTTGCCTGGATGCAGGGTAATTAGAGTCTATGGACATGACACCTTTCAGGGGCCACATTCCTAAGAAAATTACCCTTTCTCATTGTAGTCATCAAAATCCAAAACCTCTCAGAAAGATGTCACTATTAGCGAGCTTTTCCCTATCCTGTGCGTTTTCTGCATGTAGTCACAGAAACTGTGATGTGTTGTGTACAAAGGTTCTGTCATGTCCACCAAACACTCTTTCACTGGAAATATTCACTAcccctggctcctacaatctgtTGTGCAATGATCTCTGAGTTGTGGCCTGTGTGGAGGTGTGATTCATCTGTCCATTTAGAGCTGAACATTTCATGGTCTTCTATCTCTGCCCAATGATCAGTTGTGGTGTCTCTGTTAATCATCATCTAATGTAAAAAGACACTTTTTTGTTTCGGATTAGTGAGATATACACAAATAATTTGTATAAAGATGTAAACTAATGAACAGcatatttctgtgtttatttaacaaaataactATATTAGTTCCTCTCCTGGGGGCTAAGACTAAGGCACCTGGTTTGAGTCCATTTAAGCACCAGGAATGAGTTCTGACTTGTGGAATGAGCCTTAGATGCAATCAGATCGTGGATGGTTATTCCCTTAACATTAGTGCCACTATTGCCCCATTGGCCAGCTCATCCTTACTGTTGCTCACAGGGCTAACAGCAGGGTAAGGCTGTTGAATACTTTCCCTTGTCATAGACTAGAACTTTCTAGTTCTATGAAAGCTATTCAGTAGGGATAAAGTTTCTGGATCCATGGAAGCTCGATTTCCCAGTGTTTTAGGATTCTGTGTGGTTATCTTCACATAGTATTACCATCAAGTTCTGAAGGATAGCCAAGAGCAAAGTATGAATCTATAATATTTCAGAGGGCACACTGaccaacagtttaaaaaaaataagccatacCTTACACTTGTACTTCTGTCTGATAGCCTGTGGAGCCAGAGTGAAACATTGTCCCCTTGTTATAGAGTGTACTGTTTAaacttttttatatgtgtgtatggatgtattTACAAAGCTTTAACAATGGAAGGCTCCTTATGGCATTTTCATGATCTTTACTGATGGTTGTTTCTTCCCATAATACTCCTGTTTCCTACCCACACATCCCTGGAacattttatagatgtctgtttagtccatttgagtcatgatatctgttagttcccttttttttctgttaattctatctggcagacctgtccagtggtttGAGTgcagtgttgaagtctcctattatTAGTAAGTAGGGTTTAATTGTGATTTAatctttagtagtgtttcttttataaatgaaggtacccttgtatttagggaatagatgttcagtactgagctttcctcttgatggattttttttcctgtgagtaATATGAAATCTCATTCTTTgactcttttgattgattttagtttgaagtctattttgttacataGTAGATGGTTGATGCCTGTTCTGGCAGAGGTTGATGGCTAGGGCCTGCTCCaatggaggtcactggctcatatgtgctctggcagaggttgatGGCTTGAGCCTGGTCTTGTGGAGGTCACTTGTTGGAGCCTACTCCAGCAGAAGTcattggctcaggcctgctcctcaGGAGGTCACTAACTTGAGCCTGATCCCATGGATGTGCCTGGTCTTGTGGAGGTTGCTCGCTCAGCCCTGTTCCTTCAGAAGTTGCTCACTCTGTCCTGCTGCCACAGAGGTCACTGGCCTGGGCCCAGGCCCACAGAGGTCACTAGTTGAAGCATGCTCTCTCGGGGGTTGCTACATCTacttgctcctgtggaggttgctaGCTTGGGCCTGTCCTGCAAAGGTCACTTGCTCTCTCGGGCCTGCTTTGGCAGAAGTTGGTGGCTCAGGCTTGCTCTGGTGAAGGTCACTGGCTTGTATCTTGTCCTGCAGGTGTCCCTGTCTTGGACCTGCTCTTTCAGAAGTTACTGTCTCCGATCTGGTTCAGCATCAGGCCTGTTCCCTTGGAGGTTGCTCCCTCTCTTTGTCatatctgctcctgtggaggtctctggctcagaccTGCTCTGGTGAAGGTCGCTGGCTTGGGCCTGTTCCCTTACAGGCAAAGGTCACTTGGTCAGGCATGTACTGGCAGAGAATGCTGGCTCTGGTGTTTATTTTCTTGCTGACAACCATTTTTCCCCCATTAATCATtgcagtttttattctttttaaaaactaacaaaataaaatataatactttaaagcaaaaactaacacatcagagttggacaagacaagcaaacagaagaaaatgttccctactgtctatgtgttgctttcatcggtttaataaagaaactgccttggccttttgatagagcagaacttagataggtggagtagactgaactaAACACAGGGAAGAAGGGTAGTGTGGTAGACATCatgagatggatgtaggttagaatcttgccagtaagtcacaatcacgtgatgatacacagatttaatagaaatgggttaatcaagatgtaagagttagccaataagaggctaataataatgggccagacagtgatttaattaatacaatttctgtgtgattatttcgggtataagctagccgggtggacCGAACAAAGGGGCCCCTTGCTCCTACAACAGTTCCCAAGaacaggcacaagaatcagagacctacttgtcctcacactcaggaatcccacacAACGACTAAACTGGAAGCCGTAGCAcagatgcagaggacctggtgcagacccgtgtCGGCTCTGTGCttgtgcttcagtctctgtgagttcgcatGAGCTGTGCTCCTGCTGTGTTACAGGGCCTTGCTTTCCTGATGTCCTCTCTCGCCtcaggctcttacattctttttgccTCCTTTCCCACAGGGTTCCTTGAGCCCTAAGGGAGACATTTGATGGAGACAcaccatttagggctgagtgtttcaaggtctctcagtttgtgtccagctgtgggtctctgtatcttctcccatctgctgcaggaaaaagcttctctgatgatggctgagcaaggcgcTGATCTATGAGTTTAGCAGAATGCCATTGGAGTCATGTCGTTACTATGTTTGTTTCCataacagtagtatttggttttaccataggtccttgggcagtctagtctggttcttggtcaccaaaGCAATGTTGGGTCTGGGTTCTATGTCTTGGAGTGGAACTTAAATCATATCAGACAAGGCTGGTTACTCCCAGAAACTTTGTGACACCAatgccctagcatatcttgtaGATCAAAGCATTTGTAGTTGGCTTTGTGCTTGCATTTGCCTTTTGGTAGTTTGTGGAACCCTTCTATCCCAAAGATGCTAGAACATTTGGGTGAAGGTTCCATGTAGGAATCAACTCGACTTCTCCTTATCCTCTGAAGTGGTACAGATGTTGCTTTCAACAAAGGAGCCTTGCTGGATGACAACCATTCTTACAAGGGTGGGATGCAATTTTCCAAGGAGGGCAGCACCTTAACTGGACCCACCCCATCAATCAATAATTAACAATGAGCCTCAtggctggatctcatggaggcattttctcaactgaggctctttcttctctgatgactctagcttgtgtcaagttgacacacagaaCCAGCTAGTACAGCTGGCAAAGGGGATttcttcaaagccagcctggcacGCAGAGGAGTGACTCTTACACCAGATCCCTTGATGGGTTAAGGCTTGTGAGAACCATGGGCTTCTCCTTTGTTTAAATCTGCCAGTCAGTTTTTCCATGGCTACCTGGCTTCCCTTGTGCTTATGAGTTTGGCTGCTCCTACCTGGGGAGCCAGGGATGGAGCCCTGGGctgttttctacttttcttgGATTGGATTTCCTGTTGGCCAAACTTGTCAGGATCCTGTCATCTCTTTTGCAAGACTCCATGTTCTTCATTCATGTATACCTTGAGGATAAATCCAGTACTTTAAGCCCTAACACTTCTTCACAGATGTTTCTAAGCTGCAGTAAACTTCTCCTTTGAAGCATGTGTCTTGGTGACTCTATTTCTTTCATAAGGTTCCATATTGATAATTAgtgatttctagaattttgttaCTTTAATCTAAATAATATATTCTGACATTGAGGACTTTGTAGCAGACTTTTTGTGAGGTAACCCCTACCCAGAAAGAGAGCTGCAACCTGTCCCTCTCCTAGAGATGAATCCTTGGTTGTAGATATTGAAATTTGAGTTagcatagaataaagaaaggcagagaggagacaCCGAAGGATTTCAAACAAATCAGGGACAGAATACAGGTCACATGGTGGATTGGGAAAGAAGAGTAATGGAACAGGAAGGGTTAAGGGGGCAGGGGATGTGAGGTAGGAAACAGGAGTCCTATGGGAAGAGACAATCAACAGTAAAGATCTTGAAAATGCCATATAGAAGTCTTCGATTGTTAAAGCCTCCCGAAATACATTCATACGCACATATAAAAGGAGTTAAACGGTACACTCTATAACAGGGGACAATGTCTCACTCCAACTCCACAGGCTATCAGATAGGAGTATTAGTGCaagatttggtttgtttttttaaactgttgGTCAGTGTGCCCTCTGAAATATTATAGATTCATACTCTGCTCTTGGCTATCCTTCAGAACTTGATGGTAATACTATGTGAAGGTAACCACACAGAATCCTAAATTGCTGGGGAATCAAACTTGCATGGATCCAGAAACTTTATCCCTACTGGATAGCTTTCATAGCGCTAGAAAGTTCTACTCTATAGCAAGGGAAAGTATTCAACAGCCTTACTCTGCTGTTAGCCCTGTGAGCTACAGTAAGGATGAGCTGGTGAATGGGGCAATAGTGGCACTAATGTTAAGGGAATAACCATCCACGATCTGATTGCATCTAAGGCTCATTCCACAAGTCAGAACTCATTCCTGGTGCTTAAATGGGCTCAAACCAGGTGCCTTAGTCTTAGGCCCAAGGGGAAGAAACTAATATAGATATTCTGTTAATTGCACATAGTAATAAGATATCCATTATGTTCACGTATTTATACCAATTATTAGTGTATATTTCAACCTGAATCAAAAAGTTCTTTTTACATTAGATGATGATTAACAGAGACACCACAACTGATTATCAGGCAGAGATCAGAAACCGCAAAATGTTCAGCTCTAAATGGACAGATGAATCAAACCTCCACACAGGCCATGGCTCAGGGATCTTTGCAGAACAGGAAgggaagattgtaggagccaggggTAGTGAATATTAGCAGTGAAAGAGTGTTTGGTGGACAAGACAGGACCTTTGTACAGAACACATCCCAGTGGCTGAGACTGCATGCAGAAAACTCGCGCAGGTGGAGCCAGTGAAAAGCATAGCACAGAC
This window contains:
- the LOC130888487 gene encoding keratin, type II cytoskeletal 6A-like isoform X1 codes for the protein MSTKTTIRSQTSHRGFSAGSARLPGLNRSGFSSVSVCRSRGSGGSGAVCGGAGFGSRSLYGVGSSKRISIGGGSCGIGGGYGSRVGGGFGFGGGAGSGFGFGGGAGSGFGFGGGAGFGGGYGGAGFPVCPPGGIQEVTVNQSLLTPLNLEVDPTIQRVRTEEREQIKTLNNKFASFIDKVRFLEQQNKVLDTKWALLQEQGTKTVRQNLEPLFEQYISNLRRQLDSITGERGRLDAELRSMQETVEDYKNKYEDEINKRTAAENEFVTLKKDVDAAYMNKVELQAKTDSLTDEINFLRVLYDAELSQMQTHISDTSVVLSMDNNRSLDLDSIIAEVKAQYEEIAQRSRAEAESWYQMKYEELQVTAGRHGDDLRNTKQEIAEINRMIQRLRSEIDHVKKQCANLQTAIAEAEQRGENALKDARGKLEGLEDALQKAKQDMARLLKEYQELMNVKLALDVEIATYRKLLEGEECRLNGEGVGPVNISVVQSTMSSGYGSAGGASSSLGLGGGSSYSYGSSHGLGGGFSSGSGRGLSGGLSSSGGSSSTIKYTTTSSSRKSYRH
- the LOC130888487 gene encoding keratin, type II cytoskeletal 6A-like isoform X2 → MSTKTTIRSQTSHRGFSAGSARLPGLNRSGFSSVSVCRSRGSGGSGAVCGGAGFGSRSLYGVGSSKRISIGGGSCGFGFGGGAGSGFGFGGGAGSGFGFGGGAGFGGGYGGAGFPVCPPGGIQEVTVNQSLLTPLNLEVDPTIQRVRTEEREQIKTLNNKFASFIDKVRFLEQQNKVLDTKWALLQEQGTKTVRQNLEPLFEQYISNLRRQLDSITGERGRLDAELRSMQETVEDYKNKYEDEINKRTAAENEFVTLKKDVDAAYMNKVELQAKTDSLTDEINFLRVLYDAELSQMQTHISDTSVVLSMDNNRSLDLDSIIAEVKAQYEEIAQRSRAEAESWYQMKYEELQVTAGRHGDDLRNTKQEIAEINRMIQRLRSEIDHVKKQCANLQTAIAEAEQRGENALKDARGKLEGLEDALQKAKQDMARLLKEYQELMNVKLALDVEIATYRKLLEGEECRLNGEGVGPVNISVVQSTMSSGYGSAGGASSSLGLGGGSSYSYGSSHGLGGGFSSGSGRGLSGGLSSSGGSSSTIKYTTTSSSRKSYRH